The genomic region cctctgtccatgggattttccaggcaggaatactggagtgggttgccatttccttatccagtgaatcttcccgacccagggatcaaacccgggtctcctgcattgcaggaggattcttttcaccagggaagcccccaatggGGAATTAATCCTAATTAAACAATATGCAATTAAGAGAATACTACTCATAACCTTTTGTCAACAAATTAtaaaacttagatgaaatgaacaAACTGTTATCTCTAACACACTGTTTGTGTGTTAACGGACACACAAAATGACTGAGTTAGAAAAACCACATATAGAGACAAGGGCAGACCCAGCGGCCTGTACAAGTGATACTTATTAATCATTCAAGAAGCAGATCATCTCAATTTTACACACTCTCTTTCAGATAATATTAATAGGAAAAATGGGAAGATTCTACAATTCCTCGATATTATCTTGATACCCaaacaagaaaacaacaacagGAGAAAGGAAGACGGAGGTCCATTTCACTCTTGCATACAGATGCAAAAGtgctcaacaaaatattaacaaactgaatctaccagagttttagaaaaagaaaaaaaaaacactcactGTGAACAATTTCATCTTTTCTCAGGAATGCTAgtttcaaaatagaaaatgttGAACCGTTTCGCTCACCACTGGTAACAAATTATAGGGAAAATCATATCAGTGGATGTATCTGAAAAGTTCAACTGAGATGTATGATATAAACATAAAGTTATTTAGTGATAGAAAAGAACTTCCTCAGCCTGATAGAGACTATCCATACAAGCCACGACAGTTAAAAGCAAGAATATCACAAATTTTTCAGATGGTATCTTTATCTCTGAAAACGGATGGTTACAAGTAAGATATAAGAATTTTCCAGCTACCAAAGCAACAAGAATCTAAATGACACTCAAGAccaatttgagattttttttaattacaaaataaatcctCACACTTAAAAAGAATTGTTTTTCATTCTGCATATAGCAATGAGCAATCAGAAAAAAGCATGTACAGTAGTAGCAATAACTAgtatttaggaagaaaaaaatttttaaatactagtTATTGTTATAGAATAACTAGATGACCAAGACCTGTGTGAAGGAATTCTCCATCtttcttgaaaacattttttttaaagacttaaatgaatAGAGATAATCTGTTCTCTTGGATTAGAAGACTTGAATCCACAAATACACTCTTCCTGGATTGAcctataggttcaatgcaattccaatcaaaaCTCCAATAGGAGTATTTTGGGGAACTTGACATActgattttaacatttaaatagaaCAGCAGAGGTCCAAGAGTAGTCAAGACAACTTTGAAAGAAGAATCTGGAGAAGGACTTGCTCTATCAGATACCAGGACTTATTTTTGAGCTTATAGACTGTTGAATGTAGACACAGTTTTGACTCAAGGACACTAAAATTGATCATTGGAATAGAAGAGGTCACAGAAAGAGGACCACCCACATTTGGAATTTTGATGAATGGCAGATCCACAGGGGAGGAAGTGAAGGACtattttgcaaaaaaagaaggaacataTATAGGTCAACACTGTACACCACACAGAAAAATCAACTTCCCATAGATGAAGTCTTTAAatgccaaaagaaaaacagaaaacttttagTAGAAACTATCCTTGAATATCTTTCTACATCTTAAGATGGGAAAGAATTTCTTAAACCCCAAAGTTCTTATTACAATTAAGAACTTATCATCAAACGTCACCTTTAAAAAGGTAAAGTATGAGCTACTcactgggagaagatatttacaatgtatataatcttttaaaaagcataaaaatgtaTAAAGCTCTCAAATTTAATAAGAAAAGGTCAAACATTCAGTAGGAAAATGGGCTGTCAATGAGACCAGGCATTTTATGGAAAAGATGTTCATATGCTGCTGAAGCTGTAGAGAGATTTTCATCTTCATTGGTaaccaaggaaatgcaaatcaacaccaTAATGAGAATGTGagatgactgaaaaaaaaaattgagaaaaccaAGTGTTGGAGAGATTGTAGATCAACAGAACCTGATAGGCATAGATGAGAGTATGAGTGAACACAGTTGCTTTGGAAAATATTGCCATGATCTTCTAAATAGGAACTTTACAGACCCTATGACCTAGTAATTAAATTTCTTAAGTAATGCTAAAGGAAAACTCTTGCATGTGAATACAATGAGACATGAATAAGGAATGTTTGTAATTGCAACACCAGGAAACAACTCCAATGTCCATCAATAGGAGCTTAGATAATAGACATAATCATAAAATGCATCATTATACAATGGGGAACTGCAACTTTGTGcaaaaacatgaatgaatctttGCTATATAAGACTGCGTCTACAAGGCAAGTCCAAGAAGCATACCTGGCACATGACACCCTTGGAAGGTTCAGAAGCAAGTAAACTGAAGAGTGTATATTTGGGGTAAACATATATGTGGTAACACCAGCATCAAAAGATTCAGAGCAGTGGTTACTGGGGGCGGGTCAGAGTAGAAGGATAGATGAAAGTTATCATCAGTGTTTTAAGTCTCAGGTTGGATGGTAGATTTACACGTGTTTATCATATCATGTGTAACGATGAGTAAGTAAAAGTGAATAGTGCTTGTTCCATTGATACTAGCTCAGTGATTAACAAAGCATTTTGGATAATTCCATTTGGGGCAACACaagcccaatttttaaaaagggaacagGGGTCTTGCTGGACAGGGATGGTGTGAGAGAAAATTACAGCCCTCGTTCTCAAGGACTTTACATATACGATGAGAAGGTGGAGACAGGTCAATGCACTGATGTTGTGTGATGTAACACAGGGTGTCGGGGATGGACACAGGACTTGGTggatggagagaaggaagggagaaggcaaaggtTCCCAGAATAAGAGATGCTGAGCTTGCAGCTGGAAGGAGGCAGCGAGGTGGATGGTTGAACTGCGAAAGGGAGGGCAGCTCAGGTAGTgaagggaaagttgctcagtcatatctgactcttggcaaccccatggagtgtatagtccatgggattctccagtccagaatacagagtggatagccattctcttctccaggatatcttcccaacccagggatcaaacgcaggtctcctgcattgcaggtggattctttaccatctgaactaccagggaagcctagttcaGGTAGAAGGAACTGTATATTCAAAGACTCCGAGTCATAAGGGAATAGATCTCTctggacacagggagaaggccagTGTAGCTGGACCCTAGGGCAGGACCAGTGGCTGGAGCGGCCGTCAGGGGAGACGCCAGGAAAGACATCATATATCAGACCAACGATTATGACTTGATTCTCTAAGCATTGGGAGCAACAGCTTTGAGACTCCAGAACGGCTGGAAAGTACTGGTTTGGGGGGAGATAGTTCTAGCAGCCTGTATCCAGTAAAGAAGTGAATAGGCTCAGTGGTCAGCAGAGCACCACTGGGCCTGGGAGATGAAGGGGAAGAACCGAAGGGAAGCCAGCTCCCAGGTGTCTGCCTGGGGGAGCAGGCAGGAGCAGGAACTACTGATGGACTTAGCCTGAGTCTGCCAAATGGACATGCCTGGGGCCCCCACGGCTGGAGAAGACGCCCGCATCACTCACCCAGGCGACGGTACCCATGACCGGGTCTTCATCATCCACACCCTCTGGTCTCATGGCTGCCTGCTTTCTGCGGGCTTTCAGTCTAAGAGAAGAaaccggtgtgctgcagtcagggCGGCTCAGACAAAGGTGGGCAAGCTGCCTCCCACTGCCCTCCCACTGCCCCCAGAACGACGGCTCGGGTATCCAGACCCTGAAACACTGGACTCAGAGGCCTTCCTGACACGGAAGTAAGTGCTTCATCTTCTTGGATGACCAGGACTTTGGCCAAGACTGAATTTCCATCACTAGAGACTTGACTTacaaacttgtacatgaatgtcaTTATTATTGACATGGTGGccaaaacaacccaaatgtccatcagtggatgaacgGATGAGTAGATGAATGAGTAGCTGAATGAGTAGCTAGTAAATGAATGAGTAGATGAATGAGTAGCTCCATTCATTCAAGGGAACATTgtttggaaataaaaaagaatgatggaGACGTCTCTGGTGGCGCGGGggatgagaatccgcctgccaatgcaaaggacacaggttcaatccctggtctgggaagattccatgtggctctgagcaactaagcctgtgcgccacagctactgagcctgcgctctagagcccttgAGCTGCAATTCTGGAAGCCCGCACATCTTAGAGCCTGCActttgcaataagagaagccatggcaatgagaagcctgtgtaccacaaccaagacccagcacggccaaaaattaatgaattaatttttttttttaaaaaggagtgaaGGACTGCCATGCATGAACCTTCAAAACATCACGTAAAGTGAGAGAAGTCAGTCACATGGGACCACATATTTTATCACTGCCCTTatttgaaatgtccagaacagacaACTCTAGAGAGATGGAAAACAGCCTAGCGTTTGCCTAGGGCAGAAGGTGGAACGGAGGGGATGATCAGGGGTGTggatttccttttggtttctctttCATTTGGGGCTAATGCAAAAATTCTGTCAAAATCACTGTCAAAGACACGCAGTTCTGAATAGACTAAAAGCCAATGAACTGTGTACCTTAATGCACGGGAATTACATCTTGCTAAGGCTGTTACCCAACTCTGAACCTAATCTACGCTTCTCCACATTTCTGGGATTAAGAGACCTCTTTCCACACTCCCTACCACACACCTCCCTATACCTCCCCAAGAACACAGacttacatgtaaaagaaaaggAGGCACAAGCAGAGGGACAGCAGGGCCATGGCACCAGCGCCTCCAAGAGCCCCAGCAACCAGGAGTGCAGGCTTCCCTGCAGGGAAGACGGCCAGGAGATGATCACGATCCTGAGATCGGTCTCTTGCCTTCCCGCCTCCTTGCAGAACTTTCTGGAGAGCCTCTTCAGGCCTGAGAAGGAGCCCCCTGTCCTAAAAAGCACCTTCTGCCCTgaccccagcccctctccccgcCAAGCGTCATCTTCTCTAGGATGGAGACCCCTATCTCCTCTAAGCCTCTTCCCCCCAACAGACCCCTGACCTGGCAGCAGCAGGACAGACCCGCTCCGGGCCCCATGGATGTTCAGGGCCTCGCAGCTGAGGCTGACGCCAGAGCTGAGCCCCACTCGGAGGCTCAGGGAGCCGTTGGCCCAGGGCCCGGCGGAGCTGGAGCTGACCTCGAAGGAAGCGTTGCTGAAGTTCCCCTCCAGCAGCCCCTTGCCCAGCCTCCAGTGCAGGGAGGGGGCCGGCCGGGCTCGGGAGGAGCAGCTGCAGCGAAGACTCTCGTCCTCCTGGGAGCAGGAGGGGCCCAGCAGCTGTGGGGGGGCTGTGGGAGAgatgggagggatcaggggcacccctcccctccctggaacTCCAGCATCCTGTCCCCAGGAGACCCCACACTCACAGACCACGATGAGGCTCAGGAAGATATTTTGGAAGCCCAGCGGGTTCTGAGCCCGGCAGGTGAACTCCCCTTCTTCTGCTGCCCCTACACAAGGCAGCTCCAGGACCCCGGTGCTCGAGATGGGGGTGGCCTCCAGGGCGGGAGACCCCCGGAACCAGCTCAGCTGTGCAGGGGGGTTGCTGTCAGCAACacacagcagctgcagctcctggCCCTCCGAGATGAGAATAGATGAGGTGTTCTGCAGAATCTTGAAGGCTTTGGGGGAAAGCGCAGTGGGAGAGCTGGGGGAGGCTGaggtctcctcctccctctttcccAGGATCTCCTGGCCTCGCTCTCTCCTCCCCCCGCTGGCCAGCTGGGTTCCCTGCAGTCCCAGGGCTGGGCCTTCCCACCCTAAGCAGGCTGAGCCAACATGTCTGGGCCTCGTATCTTCAGGGGAGGCTTGGTGTCTCAATGGGACAGGCCTGGGCTGTTTGGTGGAAAGAAAACCCAGAGCCTCAAGGCTTGAGATGTTGATTCAgtgaaggcagcagaggatgcgACTAAGGAGGCTTTTGTGGAAGAAAGCCACACAATAGAACCATGGTGAAGGAAATGGGCTTTGAAcagggtgtgtgagtgtgtatacgtgtggggtgtatgtgtgtgtgcctgagtgCACGTGTGCCTGAGTGCACATGTATATGTCCATGAGTGTATGTGTACATGATGGGTGCCTGTGCTGTGGGTAtatctctgtgtatatgtgtgatgtgtatgtgcctgtgtgtatggGCATTTCTGTGCATGTCTCAGTGTATGTTCACGTGTAtgtactatatgtgtgtgtgcctgtgtgtgtgagtctcagtgtgtattgcatgtgtgtgtggtctAGTGcatgggaggtggggcagggtggtGATTTTCTCCTTGCTCCTCCCCTATCCGATCACATTCAAGcccactcccctgccccacctTGGAGGCAGTCCCAGGAGCAGGACCCAGCCCTGGAGAGGAGAGGTCCTGTCCTACCTGTGACATTTTTGAAGGAGAGGCTGATGTGGAGGTTCCTCGGAATATCTGGGGCAGAAAGACACGGGCTTGCTGCAGAGGGAGGAGTGGGAAGGAAACTGACCAGCACCCCAGGAGGGAAACCAGGAAGGAGGGGTGGGTGTCCTTCATGGCCACTCCCCACCTCAGCCCCCAGGGCGCAGACCCACAGACGAGTAGGCTGGCcttctctctacacacacacacacatacacacaccaccaccctcagggaccccatcaCCCCTCCACACTCACAGGAGACGTTGAGAAGGACGGTTCTCTCTAGGGTCACCTGCTGGAATGTCACCCGACAGGTAAGGTTGGTGCCGTGGTCCTGGGGCCTCGGGGTGAGGGTGAGCTCCGAGGAGTGGAGGGTGTCTGGCTTCATGGCATCAAGGGCGTCCCCCGCCCAGGAGAACAGGAGAGGGTGTGGCTCCTCACAGGCTAGTGACAGTGTGCAGGTCAGCTTTGTGGGGCGGCCGGACACCAGAGGCTCCAGAAAATGGATGTCGGgtttccctggagaaagggagatgaggagacagagggagaTGCCTGGACGCAGGGGTGTGGGGACCCAGAGGGTCAGGGTCACAACTCCTTCCCAGTTCTGGGTCTCTCCTGAACCCTCAAACCCCAAGACCTGGAGCAGGGAGGGCTCCTATACCCTGTTCCTGTTCTAATAGAGGAGTCTCCATGGGCCAGGATCCTCTCCTGGGCCCCCTGTCATACCTGTCACCTGCAAATTCAGCTTCTTATCTTTGTAACTGTATCTCACATCATGTCCTCTCTCCACTCGGAAGTAGTAGACTCCTGAGTCGCTCAGCCTGGCCTGTCTGATGCTCAGGGAGCAGTCATTGTTGCTGGGGTCCCCGAGGAGGCTGAATCGGCCCCGGGTCTCTGGCTTCACTCGTTTACTTGGGTCGTTTGTGGCCACAGCATCATTGGTGTGCTGGTCTTTTTCCCGGAACCAGTAGGTGAAAAGTTCGGCAGAGTAATACCAGGGATATCCCGAATTCCAGGGGTAGGAGAAGGAGCAGGTCACGCGGACGTCCATGCACGCCTTCACCGCCACTGATTCCTGCACTTCGAGCCTGTACCCTGCCATTTCCTGCAGGGACCCTGGGGAACACAGAGGCTCAGCGGCagctccagcccctccccacgcgtgctcccctcccccagccgtgAGCCccgtcccccacctcccccactcaCCCCCCCAcagcaggggcagcagcagcaggggcaccaTGTCAGCATCCGCCAGCACAGAGCCAGTTCAGGTCCCTCTGCTGGGGAGGGAAGCGCCCTGAATGTGGGGAGGGAACGAGGAAGCCCCAACAGGAAGCCAGAGGGTGACAGAGACAGAGCCTTGGCCAAGCACAGAAGGGGAACTTGGATGCCCCAGGCCATGGAGGAGGGGTGGCCCTGAGAAGGCAGAAGGtcacaccccacaccccacaccGCAGGGGGAGATCCTGAGGCCCCCAGAGGCCGAGAGGCTTCACCGCACGTGGCTCTGACATGACCACCCATCCAGTGATGCTCGGGTCCACGGTGGGATCGCCCAGCGGGCGGCACAACCAGAAAAGAGAaacggggtccagccctggtcaTCGGGTGGAACCGACTCTGCAACAGAGAAACACTGAACTTTCTGGAAAAGAACATTGAAAGATTTCTCAAAACCATTCAGACTTGGGCAGGAAGACTCACATACGCTGGAGGGTGGAACCCAGGAAGGAAAGCTGAGAGTGAAAAGCTCCTTTGCCCAGAAGGGTTTTCAGAACAGGGTACACAGGCTGTGTGTCTTCATGGATCCGAGGGTCTGTGGGACCAGCCGACCAGGACACAGGCCCACGCAAAGTTGGGTGGTAAAGGAAGAACTTTGCCACATTCAGCTGGGACCCCAAAATCTAGACCTCACACAGAAACACAGTTCACAACCCCTCACTCTGGATGGCCTCCTTTTCAAAGCCACATGAAGGCTTAAGTCATGTGTGCAAAAAACCTGTGAACTTGCTGCCCTTTCGggaaaaaattctttaattttcacaagTTTGACTATGATCATAAACATTTTTAGACACTTTCAGGAAGAAGCTATGGGACTGATGGAAAGTTTCTTTTACAGTtagatagaaataataataaattttttacttttttaaactacagaaacaaaaagaaatgtccGTCAATCAATCAATTATCTTCTTTCTACTCTATTTTAGATATCATATAATTAATCTTATTTCCtcatataatgggcttccctgctagctcagatggtaaagaatctgccctcagtgtgaagaccagagttcgatccctgggtcaggaagatctcctggagaagggactggcaacccactccagtatccttgcttggagaattccatggacagagggcccttgcaggctacagtccataggatcacaaagagtcagacatggctgactAACACTTTATTAGTAGAATAttcatattaattaatatacatgATTATTCTCCTAAAACGAGGCAATCAAAGAGGATCAGGCCAAAAGTATGGGGAACAGGTGTTACGCAGGTGTGATAGGTGTGCCTGACTTGTGAGAAAAATGGTATGGTGGCCCAGTGCTTAGcactctgcactctcactgcctctggcccagattcaatccctggtctgagaactaagaccCTACAAGCCCTAGGTCatggttgtaaaaaaaaaaggaaggaagaaaaatagtcTTCAATAACTGTCTTATCTTTTGGTTTTCAGCATTTTATGTTTTGTGATTGATTACATAGGTTTCTCATTTCGAAAGAAACTCAGATGTGATGTGCCTGTGATAAAGAGACttttaggaaatatatatttggccTTCATCCACAGTTCCTGGCTCACAGATTCATGAATTGTTGGAATTTTCTGATTGATAAGAGATATGGCAGGTTCTTTGtccaaatatttgctctttgttctCAGTCCCTGAAAACACTTCAGGGCCACACCAGAGACATGGGGGTCACATTTTGTATTTGGGGGCCATGTCTGTATTGTATTCAGTGACACCATTGTTTTGCCTAAGGAGGGATCTGAGCACTTGAGTCAATGTCAGGCTCCACAGAACCCTGGACTGGCCCTGCCCAGGGTCCTGGTGAAAAAGAGGGGATGAGCTCTCTCCCTCACTCCTCACCGGTTGCGGGAACATTGCTGGACAAGCAGGCGCTGGAGAAGGCCAGGATCCGCAGGGCTGTGCAGCACACCTTCAGAGCGGCTGGTGTCCAGCAAAGGTCAAGCTGGGACGGTCAAAGAACAAGAAACAAGCAGTGTTGGTGAGGACGTGGGGTAAAGGGAACCCTtgggcactgctggtgggaatgtgaattgtgCGGCCACTATGGGGACACTGTGCAGGTTCCTCAAAACTAACAATAGAGCCTCAAGCACTTTCACTTTGGGGCctttaaagaagatgaaaatggcaatttgaaaatatatatgcaccccatGTTCATGGAAGTGTTATGTACATTATTGAAGACACGGAAACAACTTCCATATCTAATGatgagagaatgaaaaagaaactgcAGTGTGTGCATACTCGTGGTCACTCTTCAGctataaaagagaaggaaatcctgcctttGCAATACATGGATGGTACGCGAGGGCATTAGGGTAATGAAATACGttagacagaggaagaaaaatactgtatgatctcacagGTAGgtggaactaaaaaaaaacaaacaacataaagtcaaagataaagagaaataacTGGTGGTTCTCAGAGGTAGAGAGTGGGCTCTATGGCAAAATTGGCAAAGTGGTCAGAAGGTACACATTTccaggaataaaataaataagtatggaCATGTAATGTACATCATGgtgactatatttaaaatgttaaggaCACTAatacagttaacaatactgcactgtacatttgaaagttgctaaaagactagatcttaaaatttctcttcacagaaaaaaattttagccTTGTAGATATAAATGTTAATTAGGCAtatgtggtgatcattttgtaatatgtacatatattaaatcattatattgtacacctgaaactaacacaatattataccTGTATCTCAGAGAGAATATGTGTCTATGTATGTAAAAGATTTGAACAATGTCAATTGGGGGCTTGGATTAGAGTGGTCCAAAACTAAGAGAGTGTTCCCTGCTTGACAGGCTCCAGTGGACTTTCAACAGCTGCACAATCGATTACTTACGTTACATTTCCTCTGTGGAAATATACAATACGTAGTGTGGCTTCTAGTGTGGCTACTGTCCCTGATTTACTGATTAAATCTCCAGAGATGAAAACAATGAACACTGGATGAGTGCGAATGCCTTTGTGATAAAATTCACAGTGcattggaaataaaagagaaattcccTAAAAAGATGAAGGGTATCTTTagataacatcatacttaatggagTACCATAGGTTCCACCCTAGCAAGTCAACAAATATCGGTAAAAGGTATaacaattgaaaggaaaaaagaaagattttgtaCATAAAAGTTCTACATGTAGAAAAATCCAAAAGTTTATACCGATACATTTAGAGGTTTAACAAGAGAGCACAATGACTTGAGACAAATTCAAACTTGAAAAATCCATTgcagacttccctgtggtccatgATCAAGCATCTGCCTTCTAAAGCAAGGGATGGGAATTTGATCCCTGATAAGGGAaccaaggtcccacatgccttgccACTCGGCCAAAAAAGATCAATTACGTTCTCATATCACAGTAATATAAAACTGTATGAGAGCCATTGACAGTTGCATCAAAAATTAGGATATACCTGGAATCTATCTAACATTTAGAAAGGTATACAACAAGAGGATATACAAAACCTCaatggagaaaattataaatCTGTCTTGAAGgacattaaagatataaataaatgggaaaatataccACATTAGGggtttgaaaaaagaatataaatatccaTTCTACTCAAAATAATGTGCAGAATCAAAATGTATGTCACCACATCCCAAGTGGACATCTGTGGAACTCAATAATTCcactgtaaattttatttatttatttatttattttccactgtaaaatttaaaaggaagcaGACATTTCAAGGAAGGCAAGGGAACCTTGAAAAGAACAGTGTGTGAGGCCTGGCTCTGCAAGTTGTGAAGATACAGAACCCCTTGCCTGCTTCCTTAGTTggacagtcatgtccgactctttgccaccccatggaatgtagcccacaagactcctgggtccatgggattgtccaggcaagaatactggattgggttgccattctcttctccagggtatattaGAGCATAGTAGAACAAAACTTTTGGACTGAAAGAGGGATGGTCAGGTAGACTAGTGGATCGGAAAAGggaacctagaaataaaccccAACCACAGGAAGCATCATGTGTAATAGAAAAGGTGATAGAAAGAAGTGACAAAGAGATAGGCGTTTCAATTACTCTGTGGGCGACAGGGGATCTGAAGCCAGTCAAATGCAACTGCACCCCTAACTCATATGGGAACCAAAATCAAGTGCAGATGGGCTGAAGATCTATTTAGAGAGACAAACAGTAGAGCTGCTGCAAGACACTGCAGCAGGTGTCTCCATGAACTGCGGGGGATGGGGGGGGCAGGATTCCTGAACAACACAGAAACAACGCCATCTCTAAGACAGACGCCGAAATCCCGAGCTGTATTAAAATGAAGAACTCTTCATAACAGACATCCCTGGGAGTGCCGAATTGAAAGCCATCAGGTGGGAGAAGACACtgatgacacagataaccatcaaAGGAACAGTAGTCAAAATATGAGTTTCTACAAATGCCTAAGGTAAAAGAAATATAGAGAAATGGGCCCAAATGAGCAGGACTTTCATCGAGGGCAACGTATAAGGAGACCGTCAGGGAATGGAAAGCTGCCCCACGTAACTGCAGTCAGGAACCTGCACATTAAGGCACTAACAGGGCATGACTACGTGTGCTCCAAGTAGCCAGCTATTAAAGTCTCTCAAAACACCAACTGCTGGGAAAGTGTGGAGCAGTGGTTGTTGAAATCTAAGTTGGCCCACACATTTGAGAGGAAAACAGCTTCTTACAGCAAGCTGAGCTTGTTCTTACATGAGGACCCAACACTTCCACTCCTTGGATGCATGTTCTAGACCAGCCATGATGATGAATGGTGGCCAAAACCCACATGTGGCAATTGAAGGGTTTAAAGCCGGTATAAGGCTGGGTGTTGGGAGGGGCCACATGAAGTGCTGTAAGGTGAAACGACACTGGGTTTCCAGATTTAGTA from Bos javanicus breed banteng chromosome 18, ARS-OSU_banteng_1.0, whole genome shotgun sequence harbors:
- the LOC133229684 gene encoding sialic acid-binding Ig-like lectin 5 isoform X4, with the protein product MVPLLLLPLLWGGSLQEMAGYRLEVQESVAVKACMDVRVTCSFSYPWNSGYPWYYSAELFTYWFREKDQHTNDAVATNDPSKRVKPETRGRFSLLGDPSNNDCSLSIRQARLSDSGVYYFRVERGHDVRYSYKDKKLNLQVTGKPDIHFLEPLVSGRPTKLTCTLSLACEEPHPLLFSWAGDALDAMKPDTLHSSELTLTPRPQDHGTNLTCRVTFQQVTLERTVLLNVSYIPRNLHISLSFKNVTAFKILQNTSSILISEGQELQLLCVADSNPPAQLSWFRGSPALEATPISSTGVLELPCVGAAEEGEFTCRAQNPLGFQNIFLSLIVVSPPQLLGPSCSQEDESLRCSCSSRARPAPSLHWRLGKGLLEGNFSNASFEVSSSSAGPWANGSLSLRVGLSSGVSLSCEALNIHGARSGSVLLLPGKPALLVAGALGGAGAMALLSLCLCLLFFYILKARRKQAAMRPEGVDDEDPVMGTVAWGSRQKPCSDSPPDQMVLSPAEDAPPPGEQEDLHYASLNFHEMISRKPQDQEATSTEYSEIKTS
- the LOC133229684 gene encoding sialic acid-binding Ig-like lectin 5 isoform X3; the encoded protein is MVPLLLLPLLWGGSLQEMAGYRLEVQESVAVKACMDVRVTCSFSYPWNSGYPWYYSAELFTYWFREKDQHTNDAVATNDPSKRVKPETRGRFSLLGDPSNNDCSLSIRQARLSDSGVYYFRVERGHDVRYSYKDKKLNLQVTGKPDIHFLEPLVSGRPTKLTCTLSLACEEPHPLLFSWAGDALDAMKPDTLHSSELTLTPRPQDHGTNLTCRVTFQQVTLERTVLLNVSSSPCLSAPDIPRNLHISLSFKNVTAFKILQNTSSILISEGQELQLLCVADSNPPAQLSWFRGSPALEATPISSTGVLELPCVGAAEEGEFTCRAQNPLGFQNIFLSLIVVSPPQLLGPSCSQEDESLRCSCSSRARPAPSLHWRLGKGLLEGNFSNASFEVSSSSAGPWANGSLSLRVGLSSGVSLSCEALNIHGARSGSVLLLPGKPALLVAGALGGAGAMALLSLCLCLLFFYILKARRKQAAMRPEGVDDEDPVMGTVAWGSRQKPCSDSPPDQMVLSPAEDAPPPGEQEDLHYASLNFHEMISRKPQDQEATSTEYSEIKTS
- the LOC133229684 gene encoding sialic acid-binding Ig-like lectin 14 isoform X6, which encodes MVPLLLLPLLWGGSLQEMAGYRLEVQESVAVKACMDVRVTCSFSYPWNSGYPWYYSAELFTYWFREKDQHTNDAVATNDPSKRVKPETRGRFSLLGDPSNNDCSLSIRQARLSDSGVYYFRVERGHDVRYSYKDKKLNLQVTGKPDIHFLEPLVSGRPTKLTCTLSLACEEPHPLLFSWAGDALDAMKPDTLHSSELTLTPRPQDHGTNLTCRVTFQQVTLERTVLLNVSSSPCLSAPDIPRNLHISLSFKNVTAFKILQNTSSILISEGQELQLLCVADSNPPAQLSWFRGSPALEATPISSTGVLELPCVGAAEEGEFTCRAQNPLGFQNIFLSLIVVWKPALLVAGALGGAGAMALLSLCLCLLFFYILKARRKQAAMRPEGVDDEDPVMGTVAWGSRQKPCSDSPPDQMVLSPAEDAPPPGEQEDLHYASLNFHEMISRKPQDQEATSTEYSEIKTS
- the LOC133229684 gene encoding sialic acid-binding Ig-like lectin 5 isoform X2, whose product is MVPLLLLPLLWGGSLQEMAGYRLEVQESVAVKACMDVRVTCSFSYPWNSGYPWYYSAELFTYWFREKDQHTNDAVATNDPSKRVKPETRGRFSLLGDPSNNDCSLSIRQARLSDSGVYYFRVERGHDVRYSYKDKKLNLQVTGKPDIHFLEPLVSGRPTKLTCTLSLACEEPHPLLFSWAGDALDAMKPDTLHSSELTLTPRPQDHGTNLTCRVTFQQVTLERTVLLNVSYIPRNLHISLSFKNVTAFKILQNTSSILISEGQELQLLCVADSNPPAQLSWFRGSPALEATPISSTGVLELPCVGAAEEGEFTCRAQNPLGFQNIFLSLIVVCECGVSWGQDAGVPGRGGVPLIPPISPTAPPQLLGPSCSQEDESLRCSCSSRARPAPSLHWRLGKGLLEGNFSNASFEVSSSSAGPWANGSLSLRVGLSSGVSLSCEALNIHGARSGSVLLLPGKPALLVAGALGGAGAMALLSLCLCLLFFYILKARRKQAAMRPEGVDDEDPVMGTVAWGSRQKPCSDSPPDQMVLSPAEDAPPPGEQEDLHYASLNFHEMISRKPQDQEATSTEYSEIKTS